Proteins encoded by one window of Vitis vinifera cultivar Pinot Noir 40024 chromosome 10, ASM3070453v1:
- the LOC109123896 gene encoding protein FAR1-RELATED SEQUENCE 5-like: protein MSIQMGFSYCVRMKKTEVEDGRVQMMQSVKEKTIKWEFEVKEEDVVNDDAFIGGTYDMGGNGLKQKVLKGISDEEVYKLQFDRIDEAETFYNMLARVAGFSIRKDDLKRDKNGDIISRKWVCSREGQQATKFIENDKRQREPRSLTRVGCETAFRVGLNRKDGKWIVKEFIGDHNHNLVDAINKQFLRSHRTISNPDKAQVDGLRKVGVKTTQIMDYMVKQSGGHEHVGFTQKDIYNHVDAMRRSEIKDGDAEAALAYLCGKTEMDSSFFYKFNIDEESRLANLFWADSTARMDYACFGDVLAFDTTYRTNAYKKPLVVLVGVNHHHQTVVFGCALLIDESVGTYEWVLETFLEAMMNKRPISVVTDGDKAMRKAIKKVLPDTCHRLCSWHLQRNAFTNVHIKDFSSIFARCMFMRGNEEEFEKVWHEMVANLGLNENRWVTEIYGKRKRWAEAYLRGNFFGGMRTTQRCESMNAYLNRFLKIRLRLYEFVQQFDRVILRIRQNEAKAEFESNNSSPVLSTKLAILENHAATVYTKESFLKFREEMKNVELFFVVGVVSDHSMRAYTLSKFRHPNLNWEVQFCPDIVTLKCSCMMFESIGIPCCHMVVVMKVEHLEEIPQSCIMKRWTKLAKVYTRSVPVNETDNNMERFVRYGSLSSMCNKLSYFASDTSSSFIEAKNEIQNLTARMEELYNYNLKGKKIASDGATGTNQVRDPNIVKTKGNPGKVAMNVQKGRRCSRCKRVGQTIRKCPQATIPQNAQPGYMGMLGERLPNDPSDMYIDWGELNNVRSE from the exons ATGAGTATTCAGATGGGCTTCAGCTATTGCGTGAGGATGAAGAAGACTGAAGTGGAAGACGGACGGGTTCAG ATGATGCAATCGGTGAAGGAGAAAACAATCAAGTGGGAGTTTGAAGTGAAGGAGGAGGACGTCGTCAATGACGATGCATTTATCGGTGGCACTTACGACATGGGTGGAAACGGTTTGAAACAGAAGGTGTTGAAGGGTATTTCAGATGAAGAAGTCTACAAATTGCAATTCGATCGCATAGATGAGGCTGAAACATTTTACAACATGTTAGCTAGAGTAGCCGGATTTAGTATTCGAAAAGATGATTTGAAGCGAGACAAGAATGGAGATATAATATCTCGAAAGTGGGTGTGTTCTAGAGAAGGGCAGCAAGCGACaaagtttattgaaaatgacaagCGACAGCGTGAGCCACGATCATTGACTAGGGTTGGATGTGAAACTGCATTTCGTGTAGGCTTGAATAGGAAAGATGGAAAGTGGATTGTAAAGGAATTTATAGGAGATCATAATCATAATTTGGTCGATGCTATCAACAAACAATTCCTTCGGTCTCATCGAACAATAAGTAATCCCGATAAGGCACAAGTTGATGGTTTGCGTAAAGTAGGTGTTAAAACCACACAAATTATGGACTATATGGTAAAACAATCAGGGGGACATGAGCACGTCGGTTTCACACAAAAAGATATATACAATCACGTTGATGCAATGCGTAGAAGTGAAATTAAAGACGGTGATGCAGAAGCGGCATTGGCTTATTTGTGTGGAAAGACAGAAatggattcttcatttttttataaattcaacatTGATGAAGAAAGTCGACTAGCAAATTTGTTTTGGGCTGATTCAACTGCTCGAATGGATTATGCGTGTTTTGGAGATGTCCTAGCATTTGACACAACCTATAGGACAAATGCCTATAAAAAGCCTCTAGTAGTGTTGGTCGGTGTTAATCATCACCATCAAACTGTTGTATTTGGTTGTGCGTTATTGATAGATGAAAGTGTTGGGACATATGAATGGGTGTTGGAGACATTTCTTGAAGCAATGATGAATAAGAGACCCATATCTGTTGTAACCGATGGGGATAAAGCTATGCGTAAGGCAATTAAAAAAGTATTACCTGATACGTGTCATCGATTGTGTTCATGGCATTTGCAACGAAATGCATTCACGAATGTGCATATTAAGGACTTCTCAAGCATATTTGCAAGGTGCATGTTCATGCGTGGGAATGAAGAAGAATTCGAAAAGGTTTGGCATGAAATGGTTGCAAATTTGGGACTTAATGAGAATCGTTGGGTGACCGAGATATATGGGAAACGTAAAAGATGGGCAGAGGCGTATTTACGTGGAAATTTCTTTGGAGGGATGAGAACCACACAAAGGTGTGAGAGTATGAATGCATATCTAAATAGATTCTTAAAAATTCGCTTGCGACTGTATGAGTTTGTACAACAATTTGATAGAGTCATACTGAGAATACGGCAAAACGAGGCAAAGGCAGAGTTCGAGTCGAACAATTCTTCACCCGTGCTTTCAACCAAACTAGCCATACTTGAAAATCATGCTGCGACGGTATACACAAAAGAATCTTTCCTTAAATTTCGTGAGGAGATGAAAAATGTTGAGTTATTCTTTGTGGTTGGTGTTGTAAGTGATCATTCAATGCGGGCATACACATTATCTAAGTTTAGACACCCGAACTTAAATTGGGAAGTACAATTTTGCCCGGATattgtaacattaaaatgctcATGCATGATGTTTGAGTCAATTGGGATCCCATGTTGCCACATGGTGGTGGTTATGAAGGTGGAGCATTTGGAAGAGATTCCTCAGTCATGTATTATGAAGAGGTGGACAAAGTTAGCAAAGGTGTATACAAGATCAGTACCAGTGAATGAGACGGATAACAACATGGAGCGGTTTGTACGATATGGTTCATTGAGTTCGATGTGCAACAAGCTCTCCTACTTTGCGTCAGATACGTCATCTTCATTTATAGAGgccaaaaatgaaatacaaaatttgaCGGCGAGAATGGAGGAACTCTATAACTATAAtttgaaagggaagaaaatagcATCAGATGGAGCGACAGGTACTAACCAAGTTCGTGATCCAAATATTGTGAAGACTAAAGGGAATCCAGGCAAAGTGGCAATGAATGTTCAAAAGGGAAGACGATGCAGTCGTTGTAAAAGAGTGGGTCAAACAATTCGAAAGTGTCCACAAGCTACAATCCCTCAAAATGCTCAGCCGGGTTATATG GGAATGTTAGGGGAGCGGTTGCCGAATGACCCATCTGACATGTACATAGATTGGGGTGAACTTAATAATGTAAGATCAGAATGA
- the LOC104878148 gene encoding uncharacterized protein LOC104878148, translated as MAKSKESSKQYSLQKGVVPKLYLQTRCSPERVIRVIENLEPKQKAAIEEIGFGSLLQLRCRKIDHGLCLWLINSFNPNTYMLQLYNTCIKLSPIDVEFIMGLRARGLKIGMNKDVGHKNDLCKKYCDKKGRLPLVMLENQIREDKEGGNDFKVRFVLFVLGALLCPTMKLFVNRSFLHIVEDIDSIKKMNWAEFVLSYLVHGIEEFKKKQQSGVCGCLLFLMLFYHEHISFEEKFLPLYTRPSPRITAWGDDEVLDRKRRLKKLGGYANEDLKIWVIENEIRDCVDGNATTMASENEDDEKFVSNLNKDVIKRVDGGKLMEMDKTFQQLKTHLLDMAYGASSSSCDKILAKFEENYTQVKGLFLRSSGKPLRMHEEGTKNDMLSCERSLEDTNNMNVNEHYLHTLSNEKLCTEDFNEKNEDACATSIEVHIIPDENENILPLPIKRSRRDYGKEPLRALCCYPNHVMKTRSSRERKPSKFKVSPFVQKSRKMVKREASE; from the exons atggcaaagtccaaagaaagttcaaaacaatattCACTTCAAAAGGGTGTGGTTCCAAag TTATATCTTCAGACTCGATGCTCCCCCGAGCGAGTTATTAGAGtgattgaaaatttagaacCAAAGCAAAAGGCAGCCATAGAAGAAATAGGATTTGGTAGCCTCTTGCAACTTCGATGTAGGAAAATAGATCATGGGTTATGTCTTTGGTTGATAAATAGTTTTAATCCGAACACTTATATGTTACAGTTGTATAATACTTGTATCAAATTATCCCCCAttgatgttgaatttattatgggaTTGAGGGCAAGAGGGTTAAAGATTGGCATGAACAAAGATGTTGGTCATAAGaatgatttatgtaaaaaatattgtgataaaaaaggGCGATTGCCATTAGTgatgttagaaaatcaaattagggaGGATAAAGAGGGTGGAAACGATTTTAAAGttcgttttgtattatttgtgttgGGTGCATTATTGTGCCCAACAATGAAGCTTTTTGTGAATCGCTCTTTCTTACATATTGTGGAAGACAtcgattcaataaagaagatgaattggGCAGAATTTGTGTTGTCCTATCTTGTGCACGGGATTGAAGAGTTTaagaagaaacaacaaagtggggtttgcggttgcttattgtttttaatg TTATTCTACCACGAGCATATATCCTTTGAAGAGAAATTCCTACCGCTATATACTCGACCTTCTCCTCGGATTACTGCTTGGGGAGATGATGAAGTCTTGGACAGGAAACGAAGATTGAAAAAACTTGGTGGATATGCAAATGAGGAT CTCAAAATATGGGTGATAGAAAATGAGATAAGGGATTGCGTTGATGGAAATGCAACGACAATGGCGAGTGAGAATGAGGACGATGAGAAATTTGTATCCAATCTAAACAAAGATGTTATTAAACGA GTTGATGGTGGGAAGTTAATGGAGATGGATAAAACCTTTCAACAATTAAAGACACATCTACTTGATATGGCTTATGGTGCAAGTAGTAGTAGTTGTGATAAAATTTTGGCTAAATTTGAGGAGAATTATACTCAAGTGAAAGGTCTCTTCCTTAGGTCAAGCGGAAAACCTTTGAGAATGCACGAGGAAGGAACGAAGAATGACATGCTCTCATGCGAGAGAAGTTTGGAAGATACGAACAATATGAATGTGAATGAACATTATCTTCACACTTTGTCAAATGAGAAGTTATGCACCGAGGACTTTAATGAaaagaatgaagatgcatgTGCTACATCAATTGAAGTGCATATCATTCCAGACgaaaatgaaaatatcttaCCACTTCCAATCAAAAGGAGTAGAAGAGATTATGGAAAG GAACCATTACGAGCACTATGCTGTTATCCTAATCATGTCATGAAAACACGTTCATCAAGGGAGAGGAAACCAAGTAAATTCAAGGTCTCCCCGTTTGTACAGAAATCAAGGAAGATGGTAAAACGTGAAGCATCAGAG tga
- the LOC100852702 gene encoding two pore potassium channel a isoform X1, with product MDRTRLFSESDLFSRLMADDNAKQSLLSETVDPSHLNESNALKRRKIRRCGSAPLSVMNCSGHNGIGSLPHLKSMFVKLEPSFKQVFILLAAYLAVGTLCFYLIRDQIKGRKTNGVLDAVYFCVVTMTTVGYGDLVPDTILAKLLACVFVFSGMALGGLILSRAADYIVEKQEVLLVKAMHRHEKAGPAEILKDVETNKVKYKFFLALILLLVLIIVGTLLLSLVEKLSFIDAFYCVCVTVTTLGYGDESFSTGVGRAFAVFWILSSTICLAQFFLYLAELYTEGRQRSLVKWVLTRKMTFSDLEGADLDHDQAVCAAEFILYKLKEMGKISQEDILLWMERFKDLDVDGSGTLTRANLMLSQ from the exons ATGGACAGAACCCGGCTTTTCTCAG AATCAGATTTGTTTAGTAGGCTGATGGCAGATGATAATGCTAAGCAGTCCTTGCTTTCTGAGACGGTCGATCCTTCTCATTTGAATGAAAGCAATGCCCTCAAGAGAAGGAAAATCCGCCGTTGTGGGAGTGCTCCTTTATCAGTTATGAATTGCTCGGGACACAATGGCATTGGGTCTCTTCCACATCTTAAATCCATGTTTGTGAAACTAGAACCTAGTTTCAAACAAGTATTCATCTTATTGGCTGCCTATCTCGCTGTTGGGACTCTCTGCTTCTACCTAATTAGGGATCAGATCAAGGGTAGGAAAACAAATGGGGTTCTTGATGCTGTTTACTTCTGTGTTGTGACAATGACCACTGTTGGGTATGGGGATCTCGTGCCTGATACCATTTTGGCGAAGCTACTGGCCTGTGTTTTTGTCTTCAGTGGCATGGCTCTTGGTGGGCTAATTCTTAGTAGAGCAGCAGACTATATTGTAGAAAAGCAGGAAGTCCTTTTAGTTAAGGCCATGCACAGGCATGAAAAAGCTGGTCCTGCTGAGATTCTGAAGGATGTTGAGACCAACAAAGTCAAATACAAATTTTTTCTGGCCCTGATCCTTCTTTTGGTGCTTATAATTGTGGGAACCCTCTTGTTGTCCTTAGTGGAGAAACTGAGTTTCATTGATGCCTTCTACTGTGTCTGTGTCACCGTCACTACTCTGGGGTACGGCGATGAGAGTTTCTCTACTGGAGTTGGTCGTGCATTTGCTGTTTTTTGGATACTTAGCAGTACCATTTGTTTAGCTCAGTTCTTTCTCTACCTTGCTGAACTATACACCGAAGGCAGGCAAAGATCACTAGTCAAATGGGTTCTTACTCGAAAAATGACATTCTCAGATCTTGAGGGAGCAGATCTTGATCACGATCAAGCTGTCTG TGCTGCTGAGTTCATCTTATACAAGCTCAAAGAAATGGGAAAGATCAGCCAGGAAGATATATTGCTTTGGATGGAGAGGTTTAAAGATCTTGATGTTGATGGCTCAGGAACTTTGACAAGAGCTAACCTAATGCTTTCCCAGTGA
- the LOC100852702 gene encoding two-pore potassium channel 1 isoform X2, whose product MADDNAKQSLLSETVDPSHLNESNALKRRKIRRCGSAPLSVMNCSGHNGIGSLPHLKSMFVKLEPSFKQVFILLAAYLAVGTLCFYLIRDQIKGRKTNGVLDAVYFCVVTMTTVGYGDLVPDTILAKLLACVFVFSGMALGGLILSRAADYIVEKQEVLLVKAMHRHEKAGPAEILKDVETNKVKYKFFLALILLLVLIIVGTLLLSLVEKLSFIDAFYCVCVTVTTLGYGDESFSTGVGRAFAVFWILSSTICLAQFFLYLAELYTEGRQRSLVKWVLTRKMTFSDLEGADLDHDQAVCAAEFILYKLKEMGKISQEDILLWMERFKDLDVDGSGTLTRANLMLSQ is encoded by the exons ATGGCAGATGATAATGCTAAGCAGTCCTTGCTTTCTGAGACGGTCGATCCTTCTCATTTGAATGAAAGCAATGCCCTCAAGAGAAGGAAAATCCGCCGTTGTGGGAGTGCTCCTTTATCAGTTATGAATTGCTCGGGACACAATGGCATTGGGTCTCTTCCACATCTTAAATCCATGTTTGTGAAACTAGAACCTAGTTTCAAACAAGTATTCATCTTATTGGCTGCCTATCTCGCTGTTGGGACTCTCTGCTTCTACCTAATTAGGGATCAGATCAAGGGTAGGAAAACAAATGGGGTTCTTGATGCTGTTTACTTCTGTGTTGTGACAATGACCACTGTTGGGTATGGGGATCTCGTGCCTGATACCATTTTGGCGAAGCTACTGGCCTGTGTTTTTGTCTTCAGTGGCATGGCTCTTGGTGGGCTAATTCTTAGTAGAGCAGCAGACTATATTGTAGAAAAGCAGGAAGTCCTTTTAGTTAAGGCCATGCACAGGCATGAAAAAGCTGGTCCTGCTGAGATTCTGAAGGATGTTGAGACCAACAAAGTCAAATACAAATTTTTTCTGGCCCTGATCCTTCTTTTGGTGCTTATAATTGTGGGAACCCTCTTGTTGTCCTTAGTGGAGAAACTGAGTTTCATTGATGCCTTCTACTGTGTCTGTGTCACCGTCACTACTCTGGGGTACGGCGATGAGAGTTTCTCTACTGGAGTTGGTCGTGCATTTGCTGTTTTTTGGATACTTAGCAGTACCATTTGTTTAGCTCAGTTCTTTCTCTACCTTGCTGAACTATACACCGAAGGCAGGCAAAGATCACTAGTCAAATGGGTTCTTACTCGAAAAATGACATTCTCAGATCTTGAGGGAGCAGATCTTGATCACGATCAAGCTGTCTG TGCTGCTGAGTTCATCTTATACAAGCTCAAAGAAATGGGAAAGATCAGCCAGGAAGATATATTGCTTTGGATGGAGAGGTTTAAAGATCTTGATGTTGATGGCTCAGGAACTTTGACAAGAGCTAACCTAATGCTTTCCCAGTGA